From the genome of Streptomyces sp. NBC_01341, one region includes:
- the sdhC gene encoding succinate dehydrogenase, cytochrome b556 subunit codes for MPAGTLYRGREGMWSWVAHRVTGVLIFFFLFVHVLDTALVRVSPEAYDEVVATYKTPLVALLEYGLVAAILFHALNGLRIVAVDFWAKGPRYQKQMLWTVLGIWIVLMVGALYPVLGHAVREVFGS; via the coding sequence GTGCCGGCTGGAACGCTGTACCGCGGCCGGGAAGGCATGTGGTCCTGGGTGGCTCATCGAGTCACCGGTGTCCTCATTTTCTTCTTCCTGTTCGTACACGTCCTGGACACCGCTCTCGTGCGTGTCTCCCCCGAGGCGTACGACGAGGTCGTGGCCACCTACAAGACCCCGCTCGTCGCGCTGCTCGAGTACGGCCTGGTGGCCGCCATCCTGTTCCACGCGCTGAACGGTCTCCGGATCGTCGCCGTGGACTTCTGGGCCAAGGGCCCGCGCTACCAGAAGCAGATGCTCTGGACCGTCCTCGGTATCTGGATCGTGCTGATGGTCGGGGCCCTGTACCCCGTCCTCGGCCACGCCGTACGTGAAGTCTTCGGGAGCTGA